One window of the Mytilus galloprovincialis chromosome 14, xbMytGall1.hap1.1, whole genome shotgun sequence genome contains the following:
- the LOC143058039 gene encoding uncharacterized protein LOC143058039, with the protein MSFRSLKEDREHTKENVRIHRKAGKRRSNSAPTIHADKTKDVNATDSKGRTSLYYAAKYGEIEIVRHLLSNGGDPDLHDKASNYPIHEAVDNGHVEVLELLIYKGCNVNVQNLSGQTPLMRAALFDDLEAVKVLIKSDCNLNEVDCTGKTALLVGLQEGHDVVSRYLIKSGCDVNMVDRLGQSALYFAIHRSSAPSVTMCQKLYRNGYNAENDSEWLTKDLHQKLTQNGNGIFSRVMRKLKIQKSKIDLYNIDDLISDDYVDFDNSRKV; encoded by the exons ATGAGTTTTCGTTCATTGAAAGAGGACAGGGAGCATACGAAAGAAAATGTTCGAATTCACAGAAAAGCGGGAAAACGGAGATCAAACTCAGCACCAACTATTCATGCTGATAAAACAAAGGATGTTAATGCAACGGACAGTAAAGGAAGAACTTCTTTGTACTATGCAGCAAAATATGGAGAAATTGAAATCGTCAGACATCTTTTGAGTAACGGAGGTGATccagatttacatgataaagcaTCGAATTATCCGATCCACGAAGCTGTTGATAATGGCCATGTGGAAGTATTGGAATTACTGATATACAAAG GTTGCAATGTAAATGTTCAAAATCTGTCAGGACAGACTCCATTAATGAGAGCAGCCCTTTTTGATGATTTAGAAGCTGTTAAAGTGCTGATTAAATCAG ATTGTAATTTGAATGAAGTAGACTGTACCGGCAAAACGGCTCTATTGGTTGGTTTACAAGAAGGCCATGATGTTGTGTCTAGATATTTGATCAAAAGCGGATGTGACGTCAATATGGTCGATCGACTTGGACAGAGTGCTTTATATTTCGCTATCCACAGATCCTCAGCTCCGTCTGTGACGATGTGTCAAAAACTTTATAGAAATGGATATAATGCAGAAAATGATTCTGAATGGTTAACGAAAGACTTGCATCAAAAATTGACTCAAAATGGCAACGGAATATTTTCTCGTGTAATGCgaaaattgaaaatacaaaaatcaaaaatagacCTTTATAATATTGATGACTTAATTTCTGATGACTATGTTGATTTTGATAATTCAAGAAAGGTGTAG